The sequence below is a genomic window from Aerosakkonema funiforme FACHB-1375.
CTAGCCCCTAGCCCCTAGCCCCTAGCCCCTAGCCCTAGCCCCTAGCCCCTAGCCCATTCTTTGAGTATAAAATGACTATTTACTTTTACAGCAATCGCGAAGAACCATACGGCTGTTTCTCCAACTTTTCACCTCACGGCTTTGAGTTGGATGGCTTTTATTGGCCTACCAGCGAACATTATTTTCAAGCGCAAAAATTTGTCGGTACACCCTACGCCGATCGCATCCGTCTGGTCAAAACGCCGAAGGATGCCGCCAAAATGGGACGCGATCGCTCTTTTCCCCTCCGTCCCGACTGGTCACAGGTCAAAGACGACATCATGCGACGAGGAGTTTTGCGGAAATTCCAGACTCATACCGATATCCGCGAAGTATTAATTTCGACAGGAGATGAACTAATTGTCGAAAATTCTCCGATTGATTACTATTGGGGTTGCGGTGCCGATGGCAGCGGGAAGAATATGTTGGGTAAGATTTTGATGGAAGTACGAGAAATATTGCGCGATCGCATCAATTAGGCATTTTCAGATCGATATCGCAAATGCAAGGAGAAATTCCGTGTTGGAAAATTTAGAAACAATAGACTGGCATCAACTTACGCACGCTTATGGGCCAGCCGACGATATCCCAGTATTGATTAGATACCTGACATCAGAAAATACCGAACTGCGCGAAGCCGCTATTTACGAACTATACGGCAATATTTGGCATCAAGGTAGCGTCTACGAAGCTTCCGCATTCGCGATTCCTTTTTTGATCGAATTACTACAAAACGAACACGTACAAAAAAAAGAGCAGATATTGATTTTACTGGCTTATCTAGCAAGGGGTAATTCCTGGCACAAAAAACATCAAAATTCGATATTTTTAATTGACGATCGAGATACACCTGAGTTTCAAGAAAAAGTAAAAATCGAACAAACTTGGGTTGTAAATGCACGCAATAGAGTTTATGAAGGTCTGAGGCTTTACTTGAATTTGCTTGCAGATGCC
It includes:
- a CDS encoding NADAR family protein codes for the protein MTIYFYSNREEPYGCFSNFSPHGFELDGFYWPTSEHYFQAQKFVGTPYADRIRLVKTPKDAAKMGRDRSFPLRPDWSQVKDDIMRRGVLRKFQTHTDIREVLISTGDELIVENSPIDYYWGCGADGSGKNMLGKILMEVREILRDRIN